TCAGCCTCTTCAGTATCTATATTATCAAGTCCAATTCCAGCCCTAGCAATAATTTTTAGTTTTTTGCCTTTTTCTATAACATCTTTAGTCACTTTAGTTCTACTTCTCACTACTATAATATCATAATTACCGATTATATTAAGTAATTCTTCTTTGCTTATTTCTGGCATATAATCTACTTGAATTCCTTTTTCTCTCAAAGTTTTAATTAGAATTTCATCTATAGGATCTGTTATTAAGGCCTTAACAGTATAGATAGCCATGCATAGAACACCCCTTTTTATTTATAAATAGAGAAAGAAGTTTAACATGATGATGAAAATGAAGAAGAGAAGAAGAAGTCATAATAATAAGAAGTATAGTTATATAACTTCTCAAAATTTTCTAGGAACTTATTTGTGTTCATTTTAATTCATGATATCCATTTGCTACTCATTTTTATATTTTTTTATTCTACTTTACGATTGTATTGGTTTGTTTAAAAAATATATACAAATCAAGTAGTCCAACTTGAATACCAAGATTAATACTAATTGATTTAAGTATACTTTCAGCTAAATAATAGTCCTTTTTATTTTTAATTTTTAAATTACTAGTGCCAATTTCGTTAAGGAAATGTAGCACATGTCTATCTATAATTGCTAAATCGAAATAGCCTACGTTTCTCAAGAAATGGCTAGATTCTTTCAATCCTAATCCGTCAATGTTATTTATGATATACTGCCTGGCTTCTTCTTGTGAATAATCAGCAATAGGTTTTATTTTTGTTTTCAAATTTCCATATAATTTTCTTGCATTTGCTATATATTTTGCTTTTAAATTGTAAAATCTATAACCGGCTAATCTAAGTCTTTTGCTCATCTGATCTTCACTTAGAGAAAAAATTTCGTCCATTATATAATTTAGAGCTTTATACGCAGATATAAAAGAACTATTTGAGGTTAAAATACATAAAATTAATTCTCTAAACCAAACATTCTCTTCAGCTCTGTTATTTAATTTAAACTCTTCTGCTCTTTCTAGCACTCTTGCTCTTAGCTTTTTGTTTTTTACTAGCTCTCTTAGCACCTTTCTTCTTCCTCTTAGCCTTCTTTATTTTCTCCTTCTTAGGTTTAACCTCTGAAAATTCATCTTTTAACACAACTTTAGTGTAACCTTCATCAAACTCTAAAATTGCAAATGGCTCTTTAAAATCATCAGTAAGATTAAAACCCACTAACACATAGTCTTTATCAAAAAATGTTAAGTAATTAACCTGAACTTGTTCAGCATTTTCTAAGGAGGTAGGTATTCCTAATCTAAGTAGCTTTAAAGGTTTTGGTAAAACATACTTTGTGTTTACTCCTTTAAGATAAAGAGGAGCAGAATTATGAACATAGGCTATTCCATCTTTTAATGATAAATTTTCTATTTCATCTTCCGAATTTATTTCTATTTCATCCTCTCCAATCTTATTAACCTTAATACCTATAATACCAGGATAAAGTTGCACTTCCTCACCATTAAAATATTCAACAATTGCTTTCAACTGTTCTCAGCATATTATATAGTGAAGCAATAATTAAAATTCATTTTTAGAAACATTAAGTACTACTTAATCTTCACGTTAAATATAAATATCACATAATTTCTCTTTTTACCCATGAGTATAAGAATAAGAGGCTCTAACGCTTATGGACATAGCGGATGGTTTACAGTATATTGTAGAATATGTAATAGGAAATTAAAGATAGGTACAGATTTAGTATATAAATGTCCAAAATGTGAAAAGAAATATAATGCTTTCTTCTGTGAAGCTGATGCAAGAGGACTAAAATGGAAATGCCCATATTGTAGTACTGAACTAGTGCCAGTAATATGAATATACAAAAATTTTTTGTAAATAATAAACAAATTACTATTATAAATGAAAAAATAATATATTTAGATGTTGATAAGGTTGTTGATGGTAAAGAAATAATAAGGAAGTTAAATTTTATTAATGATAAAATTGCATACTTAGATTTTAGCTATTCGAATCAATATTTCACAATATTAAAATTAGTTTTTTGTAAAACTAGACTTCATATTTATCTATGTAATGTTTTATTAGAATTAAAGAAAATTGATATTACACCTGAAGAAATCTATAATAAACTAGAGGATGTATTAGATAAAGTCATAACATAACCTTCTTGGCGTAATTTTTTACTTATTTTTTCTACTATTTGTGAAAGAATTTGAGCATCTAACGATTCTATTCTTATATATACATTTAACTGTTTTGATTCATTAAACGCAGTGTAAATAATAATTAATGAGTCTTTTGAAGGAGCACATATGATACTAGCACCAGTCTTAATAGGATTGCAAAAATCTATTAATTCTCTTTCTAATAGATCTACAACATATGGTAATCTTGATATTTTGAATGGATCTGATGATAATAATACGAATTCGACTCTAAACAATTATTTTACCTCCTTTAAGTTCATATTTTTTATAGGAATATTAAGTTTATCAAATATTTTCTTTATAATCTCCGCGTATTTCTTATCTCCTTTTACTAGTTTTAGTTTTAATTTTCTATAATTCATTACCAGACTTATCTGACCATTATCATATACAATAACTTTTCCTTTAACCCTATTTTTTATATTTTTAATAAGATAAATGTATACGAAAGTCTTATCACTAGGTAAATCAACCAGTTGAGCTTCACCAACTTTATATATTCCCTGAAGTTTTTTCTTTGTTTTAAAAGACTTAAATTCATAAAAATTCTCTCCTTCAATAACATAAATTAATGTTCTAATAGCGTGTTTTCCACTCTTACTTTTGCTATTTTCTAAGTAGACCTCCATTTTTAATCGCCTTTACTGATTCTGAGATTCCCTCAAAAGTAATTTTATCTTCAAGATATGCATCTAAAAGTATATCGTTTTTAAATAATATTCTCAAAAGTGATCTCCTTAGGGAAAGAGAGGAGTACCTATAAACTCTTAGTAACATATGTTGAATATCAACAGCATAATGTAATTTTTTTAGACTATTTTCCATGTACTCATTAAAATTTTCTTCCTTATATAAGGCTTCAAATGCTCTTTCTGCCGATATAGCTGATGGTCTTATTCCTTCACCACTTAAAGGAAAAACCAGGCCCCGTGCCTCACCTATTCTATAGTTTTTATCTTTAACTGGAGATATAGATATAGGTGCTCCTCTTATATCGATGATTTTCGCATTACCATATTTTTCTTTAATATATTTAAGTATTAATTCTCTGGAATTTTTATATTCCAAAAAACCAGCACCAATATTTAGAATTCCATCTTCATTTGGGAAAATCCAATAAAATCCAGTATACTTAGTATCAAATTCAAACACGGCTACATCGTCAAATTTTTCTGTTTTTACTAAAGCCCTAGTTGTATATACTACTTCTCTATCCATATCATATGGTCCTTTAGCATCTATTACTTTATCATAATTTTTTCTATTGAATTTTGATTGATGATATGTTTTTACTTTTTCTCTCATTTTATTTATCCATCCCCATTTATCTATCACTAACCATTTTGTATTTCTATATTCTATATCATGTATTAATTCTCCATCTAAATAAAACGCGAATCTTTTTATTCTAAATTTTACATCCCAGGGAATTGGTGGTGTATAAACATTAGGAACAATATCCCCACAAGGTTTTACATATTTATCTTTAATATCAAACAAGTTTACCTCATAATTAGTTCTAGTTCTTAGAAGGTAAGCTAATAATGATCCAGATACTCCTCCTCCTAGAATTGCTATTTTTGTCATTTTAAATGCTTTTTAAAGCAAGACCTTATAAATTAATGTTAAGGTGATTAGTTATTGTTATCCCAAGAAGAGATTAATAAGAAACTAGAAGAATGGCCGAAACATTATAATCCGAAAGAAATTGAATTAAAATGGCAACAAATTTGGTTATCCAAGGAATATTGGGAGAAAGTATTTAGATTTAAAGATGAAGACGAGAAATCCCCAGTTTTCGTCATAGATACACCTCCACCTTTTACGAGTGGAGAACTACATATGGGTCATGCTTACTGGGTTACAATTGCTGATACAATTGGCAGGTTTAAGAGATTACAAGGATATAATGTACTTCTTCCACAAGGTTGGGATACGCAAGGATTACCAACTGAATTAAAAGTTCAATATAGATTAAAAATCCCTAAAGAAAACAGAGAACTATTTCTCAAAAAATGCGTTGAGTGGACTGAGGATATGATAAAGAAAATGAAGGAAGCAATGATAAGGTTAGGATATAGACCAGAATGGGAAAGATATGAATATAGAACATATGAAAATAGTTATAGAAAAATAATTCAGAAAAGTTTATTAGAAATGTATAAGTTGGGGCTTATTGAAATTAGAGAAGGACCAGTATATTGGTGTCCTAAATGCGAGACTGCTTTGGCTCAAAGCGAAGTTGGTTATCTAGAAAAGGATGGAATTTTAGCTTATATTAGATTTCCTCTAAAAGATGGTGGAGAAATTATCATTGCCACAACAAGACCAGAATTATTAGCTGCCACACAGGCTGTAGCTGTACATCCAGAAGATGAAAGATATAAAGGACTTATTGGAAAGATTGCAATAATCCCTTTATTTAACAAAGAAGTAAAGATTATTGGAGATGATGCAGTAGAAAAGGAGTTTGGAACTGGTGCTGTAATGATAAGTACGTATGGTGACCCACAAGATATAAAATGGCAATTGAAATATAATTTACCTACTACTGAGCTGATTGATGAAAAAGGGAGAATAAAGAATACAAATGGTCTCTTAGATGGATTAAAAATTGAAGAAGCTAGGAAGAAAATAATAGAATTACTTAAAGAAAAAGGATATCTTGTCAAAATAGAGAATTTTAAACATAATGTGTTATCTCATACTGAAAGAAGTGATTGTTTATCTCCAATTGAGTTCCTTGTCAAGAAACAGATATTTATAAAAACTTTACAATTTAAGGATAAATTACTTGAAGAATATAAGAAAATGAAATTCATTCCTTCTAGGATGGCGTATTATTTAGAAGATTGGATTAAAAGTTTAGAATGGGATTGGAATATAAGTAGACAAAGAGTGTACGGTACACCATTACCTTTCTGGTATTGCGATAACAATCATTTGATTCCAGCTAGAGAAGAAGATTTACCTTTAGATCCTACAAAAACAAAACCACCATATGAGAAATGTCCTCAGTGTGGATTACCATTAAAGCCAGTTACTGATGTAGCAGATGTATGGATTGATTCTAGCGTTACAGTAATTTATTTAACTGGATTCTATACTGATAAAAGAAAATTTGAGAAAACTTTCCCAGCATCAGTAAGATTACAAGGAACAGATATAATAAGGACTTGGCTATTTTATACGTTTTTCAGAACACTAGTACTTACTGGAAATATTCCATTTAAAGAAGTTCTAATAAATGGTCAAGTTCTTGGTCCAGATGGAACTAGAATGAGCAAAAGTAAAGGAAACGTAGTTAATCCATTAGATAAGGTTGATGAGTTCGGTGCCGATTCAATTAGACTAACTTTATTAGATGCTAGAATAGGTGATGATTTTCCATTTAAATGGGAAACAGTTAGAGGAAAAAAATTATTGCTACAGAAGCTGTGGAATGCAGGTAGACTATCTTATCCATTTATAGGAAAGAAAAAGTTTGATAGACCAAGCAATTTACATCCTATTGATAGATGGATTTTACAAGAACATAAAAGGTTTGTAAAGAAAAGTATTGAAGCTTATAATAATTATGATTTCTATCAAGTTGTTGAATCGCTCTACTCTTACTTCTGGGAAACTATTGCTGACGAGTATCTTGAATTAATTAAGCATAGATTATTTGCTGAAGATTTATCTGCATTATATACCTTGAGCAGGGTATTCAAAGATCTGCTAATAATCTTACACCCTATTGCACCTCATATCACAGAAGAGATGTACAATAGACTTTATGGAGATAAAATTTCAATCATACTTGAAGGATTACCTAATGTTGACGATATTGAAGAAGATCCTAACATAGATACTTTAGGGAAATACATAAAAACAACAACATCTACGATTAGGACTTTAAAAATACAAAATAGAATACCGATACCAGTAAGTATAAATGTTAAGCTTGTAGGGCCAAAAGAGTATATCGAAACAATTAAAAGAGTTGAAGATGACATAATAAAAACATTAAAAATAGAAAAAATTGTATACGAGGAAGGAGAAGAAATTAAGGCAGAGCTACTTAGTTAGATCAGCCCATGGGAGTTTCGTTCATCTTTTCACACTATCAGGGTGTCATCAACATATCAATAAACTCTTTCATCCTTTTTATACCTTCTCTTATATCATCTTCTTTTACAGCAAAACTAAGCCTAACAAAATCTTTACCAACTTCTAATGGGAATACTTCACCCGGTATGGTGGTTACTCCTTTTTCCTCAATTAACTTTAACGAAAAGTCTTTAACACTAAGATTAGCCTTTTTTAGAATCTCGCCAATAAATGGAAACATGTAGAACGCTCCTTGACTTTTATGCACTTGTATTCCTTTTATTTTCTTAAGTTCTTCGTACATTATATCCCTTCTCTTTTTAAATAATGATATCATTTCCTTAACTTCATCAAAAGATTCAAAAGCTGCTAATGCACCTTTCTGAGCAAAACTAGTAGGACAAGTATAAATATTTGCAGCAATCTCTGCCATTTTCTTAATCACTTTTTCTTTAGCTACTACATACCCTAACCTCCAACCAGTCATAGAGAACGTTTTACTGAATCCATTTACATAAATAACATAGTCTCTCCAATCTGGATCTTCTAGTACACTCTTCATCTTTCCTTCATAAATAAAATAATCATATATTTCATCTGATAGAAGAAGAACTTTCTTTTCCTTAGTAATCTCCATTAGCTTTTCAATTTCTATTGGATCAAACACCATACCTGTTGGATTATGAGGATTATTTAATACTATCATTTTTGTTTTTTTATTTATTTTAGATTCTAATTCCGATAAGTTAAGAGAAAATCCAGTACTCTCATTAAACTTCATTTTAACATAAACTGGGACTCCTCCTAACATCTTTACTACTTCTGCATAAGAGTAAAATGAAGGGTCAAATATTATAACTTCGTCTCCAGGATTTATGTATAATAAAAAGGCTAAGTAAAGTGCCGTTTTTGCCCCAGGAGTTACAATAACTTCTTCCTTTCTCACACTCTCATATTTACTGCTTAAATGCTCTGCTATCTTTTGTCTTAATTCATCAATTCCATAAGCTGATGTATAGCCAGTAAATCCTTCATCCAATGATTTCTTTGCAGCTTCTCTTATTCTGGCAAATGTAGGCAAATCCGGTTGTCCTATACCAAAATTTATGATTCTTATTCCCTTAGTCTTCTGTACTTGTCTTGCAACATCTTGATATACTAGGGTAGATTCTCCTGATATACTATTTGCCGAAAGGGAAAAATCATCTACTGGCATAGGAAAAAATTATATTAGTTCCTTAATTTTGTTTGGGTCCTTCATTAAAGTCGTTCCTATGAGAAAAGCATCGGCCCCATACTTCTTTAATTCTATGATATCTTCTTTATTTTTTATCCCACTTTCAGCAATTTTAATTCTATCATTAGGTATCATTTCTAGAATTTTTCTAGCATTTCTAATGTTAACCTCTAAGCTACTTAGATTTCTAGCATTAACGCCTATTATATTAAAATCATACATTAAAGCTATTTTTAAATCATTCTCATCAGTAACTTCAACAATAGCCTCAAGTCCTAAGTTTCTAGCATACTCATATAGGTTAATCAATTCTCGTTCTGTGAGAATCTTAACTATCAGAAGAATCGCGTCTGCACCTAAATTAAATGCTGTGTCTATTTGTTTTTCAGTAACAATGAAATCCTTCATAAGTATAGGTATTTTTACTATTTTTGCAGCATTCTCTAAATCAGAATAGCTACCTCCAAAATATTTTTCTTCAGTAAGTACACTAATTCCTATAGCCCCATTTTCTTCCATAAACTTCACATATTCTTCTAAGTCCCTGTTTTCATTTAACCCAGATGGGGATTTTCTTTTAAATTCAGCGATAATAGCATTTTTGTCAATTGTAGATTTTATAAATTTAGAAAGTAAATAAATAGGTCTTTCTCTAACCTTATTTATTCTTTCTCTGTTTAAGGAGATTTTAACAACATCAGCTAACCATCCTTCCAAATACCTGGGCATTCAATTATACTTTATTGAGAAAGTTATAAATAATTCTCTTTCCTAATGGTGTTCCTACACTCTCTGGATGAAATTGAACGCCATAAATTCTTAATTCTGAGTGATGAATAGCCATGATCTCATTATCTTCTAGGGAATAAGCATCAATTATTAGAGGTTCTTTAACATCATCTATAACTAGACTATGATATCTAGTTGCTTCAATTTGTTTCGGCAGACCATCATATAATGCTACGTTGTTAATTATATTTATTTTACTTATTTTACCGTGAAATACTCTTCTGGCCTTCCTAATTTTTGCTCCAAATGCATATCCTATAGCTTGATGACCTAAACAAATTCCTAAAATAGGAATTCTCCTACCAAATTGTTTGATAACATCAATAACTATCCCTATATCCTCCTTTTTTTCTGGAGTTCCGGGACCTGGGGAAATTATTATTCTATCTGGATTTATTCTCTCAACTCCTTTTACTGTAATCTCATCGTTCCTTATAACTATAGGATAGCTTCCTAATTCTCCTACTATTTGAGCAATATTATATACAAAACTATCATAGTTATCTATGATGAGCGTTAAATCCATCTAAACTACCCCCATAGCAACTTTTAAGGCTCTCATTTTATGTTCAGTCTCATAATATTCCATTTCCGGTATTGAGTCATAAACTATACCAGCACCGGCTTGAATTCTGAATAAATCTTTATTTACAAAAGCACTTCTTATAGTTATTGCAAATTCTGCATCACCATTAGCCGAAAAGAAACCTACTCCTCCAGCATAGGGTCCTCTCTTAAACGGCTCTAATAATTCAATAACATTCATAGCCATGGGTTTTGGTGCTCCACTTACAGTACCGGCAGGGAATACAGCCTTTAAAACGTCAAATGCACTATAATTTCTTTTTAATGTACCTACTACCTTACTTACTATATGTTGTACATGACTATATTTTTCTATGTACATAAATTCAGGAACCTTAACTGAGCCCATGTAACAAACTTTACCTATATCATTCCTAGCTAAATCAACTAGCATTATATGTTCAGCCCTTTCTTTCTCAGAAGCTAAAAGTTCTTTTTCTAAATTCAAATCTTCTTCTGGTGTCGCTCCTCTAGGTCTTGATCCAGCTATAGGATACGTCTCAACTATACCATCTTGCAAACTAAATAATGTTTCTGGGCTAGATCCGATAACATGTCTATCATAAAACTTTAAATAATACATATAGGGAGATGGATTTATTTTCCTTAGGTTGTAATAGAAACTCATTAAATCTCCTCTGTAAATATATCTTAAAAACCTAGAAATTACTATCTGAAAAGCATATCCATTTTTTATGTAATCCAAGATGTCCGAAACAGCTTTTTCAAATTGCGTTTTATCTAAAGATTCTATTTCAAATTCGAACTTCACATTACCAATATCCTTACATATTGTAACCTTAGGTAGCTCACCCTCAACATATACTTTGCCTTCAATATGATCATAGACTATAACATTCTCTGGTATAAAAAATTCCATATTAGGCCATTCTTCTGCCTCTCTCTTCAAATCTCTTATAGATTCCCAATATCTCACAGCGTCATAGCTAACGTACCCAATTATACCTCCTTTGAATCTTCCAGGTAAATTAAGCAAAGGAGCTTTGGAAAGAAACTTCTCTAAGACCTCGATAGGGTCATAGAAGCTATCATTAATATCGCCAGAAGACCTAACTCCGTTTATATTAAGATACCCTTTCTTTCCCCATGCTATTATACTATATCTCGATTTATGTTGAGGACCAGAACCACTTTCTAATAGTGCTGCTATATCTGCCTCATCTAATATACATTTAAATACTTCATAAGGTTGAGCAAAAGAAGTTATAGGATAGATTTCCATTCTTTCACCTTTTCAGCTATTCTAATCATTTTATCGTGATCTTTCTTTGATTTATACTTTTCAATACCAGAAGAAATATCTATCCAATAAGGGTTTAAGCTTAGAAATTCTTCTATGTTATTTAACGTTATACCGCCACCTATACCAACTTTATCATATTCTTTAATCCAGATTTTGGAAACTTCTAAGTTTACTTTTTCTCCCTTCTTTTCCGAATCTATAAGAATAAGATGATTAGTTTTATTTACTATAGTTTTAAAATAGGAGTAATATTTTTCTGACGAAGGAACATAAAGTATAAATTTTTTATTATATGATAATATATCTTCTATTTCTTCCATATCTAAAACTCTATGTATTTGAACGTACTCAGCTTTTGATTCATTAACTATATCATTAATTTTGCCTTTTACCTTCACATTTACTACAGGCTTGTTTACAAAGTTTTTAACGATATCGATAAATTCTGGTTTGACAAATCTTGGACTTATAGGATCAGTAACTACGCCTATTAAATCAGCGTAATTAGAGGCTACGATAGCATCTTCAATGTGAGATATACCACAAAATTTTATTTTAATCAATTTTCTCCACCAACTTATTAAAGTTACTTAAATCACCGTTCTTCTCTATTAAACTTCTTACATGAGGTATACCAGAATCCATTAACTGTAAAGCGTATTCATATCCATCTTTGAGGTCTTTTACTTTTCTAATTAAATAAAGAGCCATAGCTGTGTTTATCCCTATAAATCTTCTAGCTTCTTCATCTTTTCCTTTAAATGCCTTTAGAATTCTTAATGCTGAATGAGTAGCATCGTTAACAGTGAGTTTAGATACAGGGATCTCATCCTTAAGTCCAAAGTCGTTAATAGAAACAGTATAACTAACTATTTTATCTTTTTCAATTTCATATACATACGTAATTCCTTGTGTGCTAATCTCATCTAAAGATGGAAAACCATTATAAAGTATAACTCTATCATAATCAAGACGCACTACGGCTTCAGCGAGTTTTGGTAAAAACTCTTTCGAGAAGACGCCTATCATTTGATATCTTGCATTTGCTGGATTTGTTAAAGGACCTAGTACATTAAATATAGTTCTAACACCTAAAGTCTTTCTGACATTAGCTACATTTTTCATAGCTGGATGATAAAGTTGAGCAAATAGAAATACAAACTTAGACTCTTTAATTAATTTCTCAGCTAGCTCGGGTTTCACAATTATATTATAGCCAAGAGCTTCAAGTACATCAGCACTACCAGACTTACCACTTACAGCTCTATTACCATGTTTAGCTACTGGGTATACTTGACTTATCAGCAATGCTACTGCTGTACTGACATTTAGTGTATTTAAACCATCACCGCCAGTACCAGCTGTATCTAATGCTGAGGGAAAGTTAATATGCAAAGCATTATCTCTCATTGCCTTTGCAAACCCAGTTATTTCTTCAACACTTTCTCCCTTTGTTGCTAAACCTACTAAAAATCCAGCAGTAACTATTTCTGGTACTTCTGCCTTCATTACGCTATTAGCTATACTTCTTGCTTCATCTTCAGTTAGATTTTCTCTTCTGATTATTTTTCTTAGTAATTCAGCTGTATTCATCTAATATCCCTCTAATAGTTTTGACTAAATGTAAAGCTGATTGAATACCATTTTTTTCTATTTCTTCTATGAAAGCTGTACCTATGGCTACACCATCAGCTCCAGCGCTTAAGGCTTTTCTTAAGTCATTAAAGTCATTCAAACCAAAGCCCACAACTAGTTTATTTTGAACCAAATTCCTTACTCTTGTAATTAATGAATCCACGCTAACTGGAATAATTATACCTGTTGTAGGTCTAACACCATAATAAAGGAAAATATCTGAAATTCTAGAAGCTTTTATAATTAAATTATCAGGTAATGAAGGACCAGTAAATAAGACAGCTTTTACACCTTTTCCCTTTATTTTACTAACATACTCCTCATACTCATCTATGAAATCTATTAATAAATCTGGAAATAAAACCCCGTCTATTCCTATTTCATGAAGAGTAGTTAAGAAGTTATCTAAATTAGAAAGATAATCTTCGAGATACGTAAGTATAATAATTGGAATATTTACTTTTTTCCTTACCTCTTTTAAAGGAGTTATATAATCTTTTAACCAACTTGTAACGGCTTTATAACTTTTTCTTATAACTGGACCGTCATATTTAGCATATTTAGGTGGCAAACCAATCTCTAAAATATCTGTCCCTAATTCAACACTTTTTTCTATAAATTGATAAAAAGATTCTAAGTTAGGGTATCCTAAAGTCATATAAGTTACTAACATTCTTCTCATTTTTCTACCCTTCTTCTGATAGATTCATAATTTCCAAGATCTAGTAATCCATGACCACTTAAATTAAATACTATAACTCTCCTTTCTTTTTCAGTCTTAGCTTTTAATGCCTCATCTATTACAGCCTTAATTGCATGGGCAGACTCAGGTGCAGGAACAATACCTTGTGTCTTCATAAATATTTTAGCAGCTTCATAAATCTCTTCCTCTTTATACTCACGCCATTCAACTATCTTTTCTTTTATTAGCAAACTTAGTGTGGGGGCTACTCCATGATATCGTAATCCCCCAGCATATATCGGTGGAGGTACATAATCTTTTCCTAAAGTTATCATCTTTACAAGAGGTAATAGACCAGCAGTATCTGGGTAATCATATTCATATTTACCTGTACTAAACTTAGGAATTTCAGCAGCACCTACTGCTATATATTTCTTACCTTTTTTAGCTCCTATAAATGGATAAGTAAAACCTCCGAAATTGCTTCCTCCACCTACACAGCCAATTAATATATCTGGTTCTTCACCAAGCTCATCTAGCTGAGCTATAGCTTCCATCCCTATAACTGACTGATGAAGAAGGACTACATCAAGAACACTACCCACTAAATACCTAAAATTATGGTTTAAAGCAAATTCAATAGCCTCACTCATAGCAATTCCTAGTGAACCCGGATGATTAGGATTCTCTTTTAGTATTTTTCTTCCAAATTCAGTAAGATCTGTAGGGCTAGCATATACTTTTCCACCATATAACTCCATAATGGTCTTTCTCATAGGTTTCTGCTCATAACTTACTCTTACCATAAATATTGTGGAAGAAAGATCATACATAGAAGCGGCTAATGCTACAGCAGTACCCCATTGCCCTGCACCAGTCTCAGTAACTACATGAGAAATTCCTTCTTCAGCTGCGAAATATGCTTGTGGTACAGCTGTATTTATCTTATGTGAGCCTGTAGGTGTAGCGCCTTCAAATTTAAAGTATATTTTTGCAGGAGTATCTAAGTATTC
The sequence above is drawn from the Sulfurisphaera tokodaii str. 7 genome and encodes:
- a CDS encoding N-glycosylase/DNA lyase: MLRELVKNKKLRARVLERAEEFKLNNRAEENVWFRELILCILTSNSSFISAYKALNYIMDEIFSLSEDQMSKRLRLAGYRFYNLKAKYIANARKLYGNLKTKIKPIADYSQEEARQYIINNIDGLGLKESSHFLRNVGYFDLAIIDRHVLHFLNEIGTSNLKIKNKKDYYLAESILKSISINLGIQVGLLDLYIFFKQTNTIVK
- a CDS encoding NAD(P)/FAD-dependent oxidoreductase: MTKIAILGGGVSGSLLAYLLRTRTNYEVNLFDIKDKYVKPCGDIVPNVYTPPIPWDVKFRIKRFAFYLDGELIHDIEYRNTKWLVIDKWGWINKMREKVKTYHQSKFNRKNYDKVIDAKGPYDMDREVVYTTRALVKTEKFDDVAVFEFDTKYTGFYWIFPNEDGILNIGAGFLEYKNSRELILKYIKEKYGNAKIIDIRGAPISISPVKDKNYRIGEARGLVFPLSGEGIRPSAISAERAFEALYKEENFNEYMENSLKKLHYAVDIQHMLLRVYRYSSLSLRRSLLRILFKNDILLDAYLEDKITFEGISESVKAIKNGGLLRK
- a CDS encoding valine--tRNA ligase — its product is MLSQEEINKKLEEWPKHYNPKEIELKWQQIWLSKEYWEKVFRFKDEDEKSPVFVIDTPPPFTSGELHMGHAYWVTIADTIGRFKRLQGYNVLLPQGWDTQGLPTELKVQYRLKIPKENRELFLKKCVEWTEDMIKKMKEAMIRLGYRPEWERYEYRTYENSYRKIIQKSLLEMYKLGLIEIREGPVYWCPKCETALAQSEVGYLEKDGILAYIRFPLKDGGEIIIATTRPELLAATQAVAVHPEDERYKGLIGKIAIIPLFNKEVKIIGDDAVEKEFGTGAVMISTYGDPQDIKWQLKYNLPTTELIDEKGRIKNTNGLLDGLKIEEARKKIIELLKEKGYLVKIENFKHNVLSHTERSDCLSPIEFLVKKQIFIKTLQFKDKLLEEYKKMKFIPSRMAYYLEDWIKSLEWDWNISRQRVYGTPLPFWYCDNNHLIPAREEDLPLDPTKTKPPYEKCPQCGLPLKPVTDVADVWIDSSVTVIYLTGFYTDKRKFEKTFPASVRLQGTDIIRTWLFYTFFRTLVLTGNIPFKEVLINGQVLGPDGTRMSKSKGNVVNPLDKVDEFGADSIRLTLLDARIGDDFPFKWETVRGKKLLLQKLWNAGRLSYPFIGKKKFDRPSNLHPIDRWILQEHKRFVKKSIEAYNNYDFYQVVESLYSYFWETIADEYLELIKHRLFAEDLSALYTLSRVFKDLLIILHPIAPHITEEMYNRLYGDKISIILEGLPNVDDIEEDPNIDTLGKYIKTTTSTIRTLKIQNRIPIPVSINVKLVGPKEYIETIKRVEDDIIKTLKIEKIVYEEGEEIKAELLS
- a CDS encoding pyridoxal phosphate-dependent aminotransferase: MPVDDFSLSANSISGESTLVYQDVARQVQKTKGIRIINFGIGQPDLPTFARIREAAKKSLDEGFTGYTSAYGIDELRQKIAEHLSSKYESVRKEEVIVTPGAKTALYLAFLLYINPGDEVIIFDPSFYSYAEVVKMLGGVPVYVKMKFNESTGFSLNLSELESKINKKTKMIVLNNPHNPTGMVFDPIEIEKLMEITKEKKVLLLSDEIYDYFIYEGKMKSVLEDPDWRDYVIYVNGFSKTFSMTGWRLGYVVAKEKVIKKMAEIAANIYTCPTSFAQKGALAAFESFDEVKEMISLFKKRRDIMYEELKKIKGIQVHKSQGAFYMFPFIGEILKKANLSVKDFSLKLIEEKGVTTIPGEVFPLEVGKDFVRLSFAVKEDDIREGIKRMKEFIDMLMTP
- the trpC gene encoding indole-3-glycerol phosphate synthase TrpC, producing the protein MPRYLEGWLADVVKISLNRERINKVRERPIYLLSKFIKSTIDKNAIIAEFKRKSPSGLNENRDLEEYVKFMEENGAIGISVLTEEKYFGGSYSDLENAAKIVKIPILMKDFIVTEKQIDTAFNLGADAILLIVKILTERELINLYEYARNLGLEAIVEVTDENDLKIALMYDFNIIGVNARNLSSLEVNIRNARKILEMIPNDRIKIAESGIKNKEDIIELKKYGADAFLIGTTLMKDPNKIKELI
- a CDS encoding anthranilate synthase component II translates to MDLTLIIDNYDSFVYNIAQIVGELGSYPIVIRNDEITVKGVERINPDRIIISPGPGTPEKKEDIGIVIDVIKQFGRRIPILGICLGHQAIGYAFGAKIRKARRVFHGKISKINIINNVALYDGLPKQIEATRYHSLVIDDVKEPLIIDAYSLEDNEIMAIHHSELRIYGVQFHPESVGTPLGKRIIYNFLNKV